From the genome of Streptomyces sp. V2I9:
CTTCGACGTGGTGGCCACCGCCGCCGAGGAGACCAAGCTGCCCCAGCGGGACATGCCGCGCGGCATCCTCGGCTCCCTCGTCATCTGCACGGTGCTCTACGTCGCGGTCTCGATCGTCGTCACCGGCATGCAGCACTACAGCGAACTGTCCGTCAGCGCCCCGCTGGCCGACGCCTTCAAGGCCACCGGACACCCGTTCTACGCCGGTCTGATCAGTTTCGGCGCGGCAGTCGGCCTCACCACGGTCTGCATGATCCTGCTGCTGGGCCAGACCCGCGTCTTCTTCGCGATGAGCCGCGACGGACTGCTGCCGCGCTTCTTCTCCAAGACCCACCCGCGCTTCCACACCCCGTACCGTCCGACGATCCTGCTCGGGGTGCTGATCGCGGTCATCGCCGGGTTCACCAGCATCGAGGAGCTGGCCACCCTGGTGAACATCGGCACGCTCTTCGCGTTCGTCGTCGTCGCCCTCGGCGTGCTGGTCCTGCGCCGTACCCGCCCGGACCTGCCCCGTGCCTTCCGCACCCCGCTGGTTCCGCTGCTCCCGATCGTCTCGGTGGCCGCGTCGGTCTGGCTGATGCTGAACCTGCCGGTGGAGACCTGGGTGCGGTTCGGGGCCTGGATGGTGCTCGGCGTGGTCATCTATTTCGCCTACGGGCGCTCCCACAGCCGCATGGCCGGGGAGAACCGCTAGCGAACCCCGTCCGGCCGACCCGTGGGCGCCACCCGGCCGCGCTCTCCGGCGGTCACCGCCCGCAGGGCGGCAGCGCCCGTACCGTACGGGGCCCCACGCACCGGGCCCCGTACGCCTCGACCCGCTGCCGCAGCCCGCGGTCGGCGGTGACGACGACACACGGGCGGCCGGGGCCCGCACCGGCCGCCAGCTCGGCGATCAGGTCGTCGCCGCTGCCGGGGGCCGAGGCCACCCGGACGCCGGGTACGGAGGCGACGCCGCGGGCGGCCCCTTCCACGACGAGCACGAACTCCAGCGGGCCGGGCAGACCCGGCAGCCCCTCCTCGGCGTGGTGCGCCAGCGAGTCCCGCAGCCGCTCGGCCGCCCCGCGCCGGTCCCGCCACCATCCGTCCGGCACGGAGCCGACCACATTGGCCCCGTCCACGATCACCAGCACCGCGTTCTCCTCGCTCATCCCGGCAGGGTGTCACGGGGAGCACGGTGCGACGGGCCGTCAGCCCCCGGTGGCGGGTGACTTCTTCGCGTCCTGGGGGATGGCGGCGTCCTCGCGGATCGCCTTCCACAGCCGGCCCGCCTGCGGTTCGGCCGCGACCACCCGGTTCTCGTCGATCCTGTCGTACGCCACCGGCAGCATGATCGTCTCCATCGAGGCCGGGTCGACGCCGTTCATCGAACGGGCGAACTCCGCCAGCGAGGTGAGCGACGCCAGCTCCGAGTCGGTGGTGAGCGCCTTGGTGGCGGACTTGGCGATCTTGTACGAGCTCGTCGGACTGCCCAGCAGATCCTGCGACTTGACCTCGCTCAGCAGGGCCATCAGGAACTGCTGCTGGAGTCCGATGCGGCCGAGGTCGCTGCCGTCGCCGATGCCGTGCCGGGTCCGTACGTACGCCAGGGACTCGGTGCCGTCCAGCTTCTGCGGACCCGCGGTGAGGTGCAGCCCGGTGGCGTCGTCGTCGATGGCCTGCGGTACGTCGACGGTGACACCGCCGATGGCGTCGACCAGGTCCTTGAACCCGGCGAAGTTGATCTCCAGGTAGTGGTCGATGCGGACGCCGGACATCTTCTCGACCGTCTTCACCACACAGGCCGGACCGACCTGGGAGTAG
Proteins encoded in this window:
- a CDS encoding LCP family protein, whose protein sequence is MSHDATAPDTHEGSGSAHRAGRRSAPGPRASRRSAQPRKRRRGLKITLGALLVLLLAGGGTVHWLYSQLDANITGVDIDKALGEDRPEKTPTSGQNLLVLGSDSRAGAENRELGGGGSVGGARSDTAMVVHIPEGRTKAVAVSIPRDTLVTRPECVGDDGSTVSSKERVMFNSVYSQVGPACVVKTVEKMSGVRIDHYLEINFAGFKDLVDAIGGVTVDVPQAIDDDATGLHLTAGPQKLDGTESLAYVRTRHGIGDGSDLGRIGLQQQFLMALLSEVKSQDLLGSPTSSYKIAKSATKALTTDSELASLTSLAEFARSMNGVDPASMETIMLPVAYDRIDENRVVAAEPQAGRLWKAIREDAAIPQDAKKSPATGG
- a CDS encoding NTP pyrophosphohydrolase, with protein sequence MSEENAVLVIVDGANVVGSVPDGWWRDRRGAAERLRDSLAHHAEEGLPGLPGPLEFVLVVEGAARGVASVPGVRVASAPGSGDDLIAELAAGAGPGRPCVVVTADRGLRQRVEAYGARCVGPRTVRALPPCGR